The following proteins are co-located in the Acidobacteriota bacterium genome:
- a CDS encoding ABC transporter permease, giving the protein MTVHQYFENIRMGLENLRAYKLRSSLTVLGVVLGVGVVIVVASILTGLRYQVLSQVEQFGTDNIYVIQFAVGVQVGRRAQERLNDPMEVSYVDALKEQSQHIRDVAYQSFGADPVVKTRSREFHSANFGGVSPNLAETTTLLLNRGRFISEVDEQGRRPVAVIGPAVVEALYPRESDVLGKTIRIQGQEFFIVGILDKGKEGLDGSSRLDSSVFIPYRTFKKLYPRNEFLQIVVRARPNQLAEAHDETEEILRRLRGLKAGDDNNFSLVTYDTVVEIYDQLTYALTLLTLGVAGVALLVGGIGVMNIMLVSVTERTREIGVRKALGARRADIVFQFLFEAMTLTVVGGLVGVIVAVPLGFLLVLALFSVTSFVPMWALATALGVSAAVGLIFGVFPAFKAALLDPIECLRYE; this is encoded by the coding sequence ATGACGGTGCATCAGTATTTCGAAAACATCCGCATGGGGCTGGAGAACCTTCGCGCCTACAAGCTGCGCAGTTCGCTGACGGTGCTGGGTGTGGTCCTGGGAGTGGGTGTGGTGATCGTGGTGGCGTCCATCCTCACAGGACTTCGCTACCAGGTGCTTTCCCAGGTGGAGCAATTCGGAACCGACAACATCTACGTCATTCAGTTCGCCGTCGGCGTGCAGGTGGGGCGCCGCGCGCAGGAGAGGCTGAACGACCCCATGGAGGTTTCCTACGTCGACGCGCTTAAAGAGCAGTCGCAGCACATACGCGACGTGGCCTACCAGTCCTTTGGCGCCGACCCCGTCGTCAAGACGCGCTCCAGGGAGTTCCACAGCGCCAATTTCGGCGGAGTTTCTCCCAACTTGGCCGAGACCACGACTCTGCTTTTGAACCGAGGCCGCTTTATCAGCGAGGTGGACGAGCAAGGCCGCCGCCCGGTAGCGGTGATCGGGCCCGCAGTGGTGGAAGCGCTCTATCCCCGAGAGAGCGATGTCCTGGGGAAGACGATCCGCATCCAGGGGCAGGAGTTCTTCATCGTAGGCATTCTCGACAAGGGCAAGGAGGGGCTGGACGGCTCCAGCAGACTGGACAGCTCGGTCTTCATTCCCTACCGCACCTTCAAGAAGCTCTATCCGCGCAACGAGTTCCTGCAGATCGTGGTGCGGGCCCGCCCCAACCAACTGGCGGAGGCCCATGACGAGACCGAGGAGATCCTGCGCCGTCTGCGGGGGCTGAAGGCCGGCGACGACAACAACTTCTCCCTGGTCACTTACGACACCGTTGTGGAGATCTATGACCAACTGACCTATGCCCTGACCCTGCTCACCCTTGGCGTGGCGGGAGTGGCGTTGCTGGTGGGGGGTATCGGGGTCATGAACATCATGCTGGTTTCGGTTACCGAACGGACGCGGGAAATCGGCGTGCGCAAAGCGCTGGGCGCCCGGCGGGCCGATATCGTCTTCCAGTTTCTCTTCGAGGCCATGACGCTGACCGTGGTGGGCGGTTTGGTGGGAGTGATCGTCGCCGTCCCTTTAGGATTCCTATTGGTGCTGGCGCTTTTCAGCGTAACCAGCTTCGTGCCCATGTGGGCCCTGGCCACGGCCCTGGGCGTTTCGGCAGCAGTAGGCTTGATTTTCGGTGTTTTTCCGGCCTTTAAGGCAGCTTTGCTCGACCCTATCGAGTGCTTGCGCTACGAATGA
- a CDS encoding acyl-CoA dehydrogenase family protein, with translation MNYEDTQEQQILRETVRDFARAEIGPHSLEWDEKQIFPLDTMKQLGEMGLLGVLVDSQYGGAGMGYPEYVIVIEEIARVDGSIALSVAAHNSLCTGHIVLEGNRQQKEKYLPKLASGEHLGAWALTEPGSGSDAAGCRTRAEKAEGGWVLNGSKNFCTHATYADIYVIMAVTAPDQGTHGISAFIVEGGNEGLIPAKKENKLGCRSSDTASLNLDDCFVPDEALLGPLHEGFVSALKVLDGGRISIASMALGIAQGALECSIKYAQEREQFDRPIAKFQGIQWYLAEMATRIEAARLLTYNAARLKQEKGACPKESSMAKLYASETSTWAADKAIQIHGGYGYIKDYPPEKYWRDAKLTTIGEGTSEIQRLVIARELLK, from the coding sequence GTGAATTACGAAGACACCCAAGAACAACAAATCCTGCGCGAAACCGTCCGCGATTTCGCCCGGGCCGAGATCGGGCCCCACTCCCTGGAATGGGACGAAAAGCAGATCTTCCCCCTCGATACCATGAAGCAATTGGGCGAGATGGGACTGCTGGGCGTCCTGGTCGATTCCCAATATGGCGGCGCCGGCATGGGCTATCCCGAATACGTCATCGTCATCGAGGAGATCGCCCGTGTCGACGGATCGATCGCTCTTTCGGTGGCCGCTCATAATTCCCTCTGCACGGGCCACATCGTCCTCGAGGGCAACCGGCAGCAGAAGGAAAAATACCTGCCCAAGCTGGCTTCGGGGGAGCATCTGGGGGCCTGGGCCCTGACCGAGCCCGGCTCGGGCAGCGACGCGGCCGGATGCCGCACCCGGGCCGAGAAAGCCGAAGGGGGCTGGGTTCTCAACGGCTCCAAGAACTTCTGCACTCACGCCACTTACGCCGACATCTACGTGATTATGGCCGTCACCGCCCCCGACCAGGGGACTCACGGCATCTCGGCCTTCATCGTGGAAGGCGGCAACGAGGGCCTGATTCCGGCCAAGAAGGAAAACAAGCTGGGCTGCCGCTCTTCAGATACGGCCAGCCTCAACCTGGACGACTGCTTCGTCCCCGATGAAGCCCTGCTGGGTCCGCTCCACGAAGGGTTCGTTTCGGCGCTCAAAGTGCTGGACGGCGGACGCATTTCCATCGCTTCGATGGCGCTGGGCATCGCTCAAGGTGCGCTGGAATGCAGCATCAAATACGCTCAGGAGCGGGAGCAGTTCGATCGGCCCATCGCCAAGTTTCAGGGAATCCAGTGGTACCTTGCCGAGATGGCCACCCGCATCGAGGCGGCCCGCCTGCTGACCTACAACGCCGCCCGCCTCAAGCAGGAAAAAGGGGCCTGTCCCAAGGAATCCTCGATGGCCAAACTGTACGCCAGCGAAACCTCCACCTGGGCCGCTGACAAGGCCATCCAGATTCACGGAGGTTACGGCTACATCAAGGACTACCCGCCCGAGAAGTACTGGCGCGATGCCAAGTTGACCACCATCGGCGAAGGCACCAGCGAAATCCAGCGCTTGGTGATCGCGCGGGAATTGCTCAAGTGA
- the meaB gene encoding methylmalonyl Co-A mutase-associated GTPase MeaB, producing the protein MTAEDAFEEAAIEGQVERILSADPRTLARTLSQVENRPGPATTELMRRLYPHGGKAFIVGVTGSPGAGKSTLVDGLAQLYREQGLKVAILAVDPTSPFSGGAILGDRVRMQRLSRDSGVFIRSMATRGRMGGLSSAVQEALMVLDAAAFDILIVETVGVGQDEVDVAKAAHATLVVLVPGMGDGIQAVKAGIMEIADVFAINKADRDEAGKTEAELKALLQMSERPDGWTPLIVKTVATSGSGLTELVQALKSYRSHLQSRQEPSPRTHHLYRERLLEMLRDRLLQGALKNIPPQRLDESAREWMQRKSDPYTILDRLLASATEEHEHD; encoded by the coding sequence ATGACCGCTGAGGACGCCTTTGAAGAGGCCGCCATCGAGGGGCAGGTGGAGCGCATCCTGAGCGCCGACCCGCGCACCTTGGCCCGCACCTTGAGTCAGGTCGAGAACCGTCCCGGACCCGCCACCACCGAGTTGATGCGCCGTTTGTATCCCCATGGTGGCAAGGCCTTCATCGTAGGCGTCACCGGTTCGCCCGGGGCGGGAAAGAGCACCTTGGTGGACGGCCTGGCCCAGCTCTACCGCGAGCAGGGCCTCAAAGTCGCTATCCTGGCCGTGGATCCCACCTCCCCTTTCAGCGGAGGCGCCATTCTGGGCGACCGGGTGCGCATGCAGCGGCTTTCCCGCGACTCCGGAGTCTTCATCCGCAGCATGGCCACCCGAGGACGCATGGGGGGGCTCTCTTCGGCCGTCCAGGAAGCGCTCATGGTTCTTGACGCCGCCGCCTTTGATATCCTCATCGTGGAGACGGTGGGGGTGGGGCAGGACGAAGTCGACGTCGCCAAGGCCGCCCATGCCACATTGGTCGTCCTGGTTCCCGGCATGGGCGACGGCATCCAGGCCGTCAAGGCCGGCATCATGGAAATCGCCGACGTCTTCGCCATCAACAAGGCGGACCGCGACGAGGCGGGCAAGACGGAAGCCGAACTGAAGGCCCTCTTGCAGATGAGCGAACGCCCCGACGGCTGGACGCCGCTTATCGTCAAGACGGTGGCCACCAGCGGTTCCGGCTTGACGGAGTTGGTCCAGGCTCTGAAGAGCTACCGCAGTCATCTGCAGTCGCGCCAGGAGCCTTCGCCGCGTACTCATCATCTCTACCGGGAGCGGCTGCTCGAAATGCTGCGCGACCGGCTCTTGCAGGGGGCCTTGAAGAACATCCCGCCGCAGCGCCTGGATGAATCGGCGCGGGAATGGATGCAGAGAAAGTCCGATCCGTATACCATTCTGGATCGCCTGCTGGCGTCCGCGACGGAGGAGCACGAACATGATTAA
- the mce gene encoding methylmalonyl-CoA epimerase gives MIKKIAHVGIATESIGVVAEFYKLLGLEMDAVEVVRDQNVKVAMLKVGESAVELIEPLGEESAVARFINKRGEGIHHLTFEVGDIAEALAKLKENNIRLVDEQPREGAEGSLIAFIHPDSTGGVLIELCQSQPSGEES, from the coding sequence ATGATTAAGAAGATCGCCCATGTCGGTATCGCCACCGAGTCCATCGGAGTGGTTGCGGAGTTCTACAAGCTGCTGGGACTGGAGATGGACGCCGTCGAAGTGGTCAGGGACCAGAACGTCAAGGTGGCCATGCTCAAGGTGGGCGAGTCGGCGGTGGAACTGATCGAGCCGCTGGGCGAAGAATCTGCCGTGGCCCGGTTCATCAACAAGCGGGGCGAAGGCATCCATCACCTCACCTTCGAGGTAGGAGACATCGCTGAGGCGCTGGCCAAGCTCAAGGAAAACAACATCCGCCTGGTGGACGAGCAACCCCGCGAGGGAGCCGAAGGCAGCCTTATCGCCTTTATCCATCCCGATTCCACCGGAGGAGTGCTGATCGAACTCTGTCAGAGCCAGCCCTCGGGCGAGGAGTCTTGA
- a CDS encoding MBL fold metallo-hydrolase: protein MRWGDLNLELVSDGCLWLDGGAMFGVVPKPLWSRLTPSDESNRIRLGMNCLLVQSGDVNLLIDSGCGNLFSDKEKKIYRIEHEKRLQEQLRTQAGLGPEEIDIVVNTHLHFDHAGGNTRRDKDGTLRPAFPNARYLVQERELHDAGHPTERNKASYNPDHWRPLQQSGQLQTVKGELEVIPGLTLIPTPGHTLGHQSVLISSGGRKLFYIADLCPTQTHVPLPWIMGYDLYPLTTLDSRKKIYPRALEEEWVVFFEHDHDRPTGRLTYNKGRYGVEKLDLF, encoded by the coding sequence ATGCGTTGGGGAGACCTCAATCTGGAGTTGGTCTCCGACGGCTGCCTGTGGCTGGACGGCGGAGCCATGTTCGGGGTGGTTCCCAAGCCTCTATGGAGCCGCCTCACCCCCAGCGACGAGTCCAACCGCATTCGCCTGGGCATGAATTGCCTGCTGGTTCAGTCGGGCGACGTCAACCTGCTCATCGACAGCGGCTGCGGAAACCTCTTCAGCGACAAGGAAAAGAAGATCTACCGCATCGAGCATGAAAAACGCCTGCAGGAGCAACTGCGGACTCAGGCTGGGCTGGGACCCGAGGAAATCGACATCGTCGTCAATACCCACCTTCACTTCGATCACGCCGGGGGCAACACGCGTCGAGATAAAGACGGGACGCTGCGGCCCGCCTTTCCCAACGCCCGCTACCTGGTGCAGGAGCGCGAGCTGCACGACGCCGGGCACCCTACCGAGCGCAACAAGGCCAGCTACAATCCCGATCACTGGCGGCCTCTTCAGCAGAGCGGCCAGTTGCAGACCGTGAAAGGCGAGCTCGAAGTGATTCCCGGCCTGACCCTGATACCCACGCCCGGACATACGCTGGGGCACCAGTCGGTGCTCATCTCCTCGGGGGGGCGAAAGCTTTTCTACATCGCCGACTTGTGCCCCACCCAGACCCACGTCCCGCTGCCCTGGATCATGGGCTACGACCTCTATCCCCTCACCACCCTCGATTCGCGCAAAAAGATCTATCCTCGAGCGCTTGAAGAAGAGTGGGTGGTCTTTTTCGAGCACGACCACGACCGTCCCACCGGTCGCCTCACCTACAACAAGGGCCGCTACGGTGTAGAGAAACTCGACCTGTTCTGA
- the mtnP gene encoding S-methyl-5'-thioadenosine phosphorylase encodes MQAEIGIIGGSGLYDMEGLEEKGEARLETPFGRPSDAYILGELEGRKVAFLARHGRGHVLTPSELNFRANIYGFKKLGVSKILSASAVGSLRAEHKPMDFLLPDQFIDRTRLRASTFFGEGVVAHISFADPLCDSLALEVQAASGDIGLPLHRGGTYVCMEGPAFSTRAESHLYRSWGASVIGMTNLQEAKLAREAEICYLTIAMVTDYDCWHQDHDAVTVEDIIRYLTQNSENAQKLIKAAVKRIDPRADCSCRHALKDAIITSPDKISEKARKRLSLIIGDYIE; translated from the coding sequence ATGCAAGCAGAAATCGGAATCATCGGCGGAAGCGGACTCTACGACATGGAGGGCCTGGAGGAAAAGGGGGAGGCCCGACTCGAGACGCCCTTCGGCCGTCCCAGCGACGCCTACATCCTGGGAGAGCTGGAAGGCCGCAAGGTGGCCTTCCTGGCCCGCCATGGACGGGGACATGTGCTGACTCCCAGCGAACTCAACTTCCGCGCCAATATCTACGGATTCAAGAAGCTGGGCGTGAGCAAGATCCTCTCGGCCAGCGCCGTGGGTTCGCTGAGAGCCGAGCACAAGCCCATGGACTTTCTGCTGCCCGACCAGTTCATCGACCGTACCCGCCTGCGCGCCTCGACCTTCTTCGGCGAAGGCGTTGTGGCGCATATCAGCTTCGCCGATCCGCTCTGCGATTCCTTGGCCTTGGAGGTCCAGGCGGCCTCGGGCGACATCGGACTGCCGCTCCATCGCGGCGGCACCTACGTGTGCATGGAAGGACCCGCCTTCTCGACGCGCGCCGAATCGCACCTCTACCGCAGTTGGGGCGCTTCGGTCATCGGGATGACCAACCTGCAGGAAGCCAAGCTGGCCCGCGAGGCCGAGATCTGCTACCTGACCATCGCCATGGTCACCGACTACGACTGCTGGCACCAGGACCACGACGCCGTCACCGTTGAGGACATCATCCGCTATCTGACCCAAAACAGCGAAAACGCCCAGAAGTTGATCAAGGCCGCCGTCAAGCGTATCGACCCCCGGGCCGACTGCTCCTGCCGCCATGCTCTCAAGGACGCCATCATCACCTCTCCCGACAAGATCAGCGAGAAAGCCAGGAAGCGCCTCAGCTTGATCATCGGCGACTACATCGAATAA
- a CDS encoding PfkB family carbohydrate kinase — protein MPEILAVGSVAYDSVETPFGKVERALGGSATYFSVSASFFTKVFLVGCVGKDFEKEHIEMLESKDIDLEGLQVVEGETFFWAGKYGYDLNEAHTLDTQLNVFADFHPEIPEAYRDAQYVFLGNIDPVLQREVLSQVRNPKLVACDTMNYWINDHLDSLRQTIAQIDVLLINDAETRQLANESNIVRAARRILDWGPHTLVIKRGEYGVLMFRRDSQARDQDNGVSAFAVPGYPLEEIFDPTGAGDSFAGGFMGYLAGSDRADTAALRQAIIFGSVMASFNVERFSLERLKELTFTEVGLRYKEFRRLTHFEDVD, from the coding sequence ATGCCGGAAATACTCGCAGTCGGATCCGTCGCTTACGACTCTGTCGAGACCCCGTTCGGCAAAGTCGAGCGGGCTTTGGGAGGTTCAGCCACCTACTTCAGCGTCTCGGCCAGCTTCTTCACCAAGGTCTTCCTGGTGGGATGTGTAGGGAAGGACTTCGAGAAGGAGCATATCGAGATGCTGGAGTCCAAGGACATCGACCTGGAGGGGCTGCAGGTAGTGGAGGGCGAAACCTTTTTCTGGGCCGGCAAGTACGGATATGACCTCAACGAGGCTCATACCCTGGACACCCAGCTCAACGTCTTCGCCGATTTCCATCCCGAGATTCCAGAGGCTTACCGCGACGCCCAGTACGTTTTCCTGGGCAACATCGATCCCGTGCTGCAGCGCGAGGTGCTCTCTCAGGTCAGGAATCCCAAACTGGTGGCCTGCGACACCATGAACTACTGGATCAACGATCATCTCGACTCCTTGCGCCAGACCATCGCCCAGATCGACGTCCTTCTCATCAACGACGCCGAAACCCGCCAGTTGGCCAACGAGTCCAACATCGTGCGGGCGGCGCGCCGCATCCTCGACTGGGGCCCCCATACGCTGGTCATCAAGCGGGGGGAGTACGGAGTCCTCATGTTCCGGCGCGACAGTCAAGCCCGCGACCAGGACAACGGCGTTTCGGCCTTCGCCGTTCCCGGCTATCCGCTGGAGGAGATTTTCGACCCCACCGGAGCCGGGGACAGCTTCGCCGGCGGTTTCATGGGCTACCTGGCGGGCAGCGACCGAGCCGACACCGCCGCCCTTCGCCAGGCCATCATCTTCGGTTCGGTGATGGCCAGCTTCAACGTGGAACGCTTCTCCCTGGAGCGCCTCAAGGAACTCACCTTCACCGAAGTCGGCCTGCGCTACAAAGAGTTCCGCCGCCTCACTCACTTCGAAGACGTGGATTGA
- a CDS encoding DinB family protein — protein sequence MDLELPEAILQSWRTGSRATRFLVEELNDEVWGEKLPGMPRRTIRMICGHIHNCRCMYVNGLGKPLGLPLPDKVSRYRVEREELIAALDESAAAVSALIRAILEDGGLLRRSGMFHLAPDVAHFAAYLIAHEAHHRGQIVMLCRQMGHRLPGNVTNGLWQWAKFSKEED from the coding sequence ATGGATCTTGAACTCCCAGAAGCCATCCTGCAAAGCTGGCGAACCGGCAGCCGGGCCACCCGCTTTCTGGTGGAGGAGTTGAATGACGAGGTATGGGGGGAGAAGCTGCCGGGCATGCCCCGGCGCACCATCCGCATGATCTGCGGGCACATTCACAACTGCCGCTGCATGTACGTCAACGGCCTGGGCAAGCCGTTGGGCCTGCCGCTTCCCGACAAGGTCAGCCGCTACCGCGTGGAGCGGGAGGAATTGATAGCGGCGCTGGACGAGAGTGCGGCTGCGGTGTCCGCTCTCATCCGGGCCATTCTCGAGGACGGCGGGTTGCTGAGGCGCTCCGGCATGTTCCACTTGGCTCCCGACGTGGCTCATTTTGCCGCCTACCTGATCGCCCACGAAGCTCACCACCGCGGCCAGATCGTGATGCTGTGCCGGCAGATGGGCCATCGTCTGCCAGGCAACGTCACCAACGGCCTCTGGCAATGGGCGAAGTTCTCCAAAGAAGAGGACTGA
- a CDS encoding metalloregulator ArsR/SmtB family transcription factor has protein sequence MVKHSEPLNLTFSALADPTRRAILARLVDGQRTVGDLKEPFELSPSGFSKHLRVLENAGLLRQHKRGRQRYCEAVIEPLWMFCRKLNRGGFAKVQWKAVDCRTALVARRKSRYPWSDFFGLL, from the coding sequence ATGGTGAAACATAGTGAGCCGCTAAACTTGACCTTCTCAGCGCTCGCCGATCCGACGCGCCGGGCTATCTTGGCTCGCCTGGTGGACGGGCAGAGGACGGTGGGAGACTTGAAAGAGCCCTTCGAGCTGTCACCGTCAGGATTCTCCAAACACCTGCGGGTCTTGGAGAATGCGGGACTGCTGCGCCAGCACAAGAGGGGACGCCAGCGCTATTGCGAAGCCGTAATCGAACCTCTTTGGATGTTTTGCAGAAAACTGAACAGAGGGGGGTTTGCAAAGGTTCAATGGAAGGCTGTGGATTGTCGAACCGCTCTTGTCGCCCGGAGGAAATCCCGCTACCCTTGGTCGGACTTTTTCGGGCTGCTTTGA
- a CDS encoding DUF4212 domain-containing protein — protein sequence MSANSHEGYWKANLKYLTLLLSIWLAVSAGLSIVFADWLDQFRVGGFKLGFWFSQQGSIVVFVILIFVYVRLMNRLDRQYDVDDRQEGGG from the coding sequence ATGTCGGCCAACTCGCACGAAGGCTACTGGAAGGCCAATCTCAAGTACTTGACCTTGCTGCTCAGCATTTGGCTGGCCGTTTCGGCTGGGCTGAGCATCGTCTTCGCCGACTGGCTCGACCAGTTCCGAGTGGGCGGATTCAAGCTGGGCTTCTGGTTCTCCCAGCAGGGATCGATTGTGGTCTTCGTCATCCTGATCTTCGTCTACGTGCGGCTGATGAACCGGCTGGACCGGCAATATGACGTGGACGACCGTCAGGAGGGCGGGGGATGA